The following proteins are co-located in the Malus sylvestris chromosome 13, drMalSylv7.2, whole genome shotgun sequence genome:
- the LOC126594746 gene encoding uncharacterized protein LOC126594746, whose product MAVRIFKDHPNLGSGGEDQQAWMLHPVQNRRRKKKGGGILTPLQIVALRMILFRCKPFHRMNIHALNSNFYVATIRRNLEVTSRLGNEASILWTLGDDSFTAAYASL is encoded by the exons ATGGCTGTGAGGATCTTCAAGGACCACCCAAATCTGGGCAGTGGTGGAGAAGACCAGCAGGCATGGATGCTTCATCCTGTGCAAaacagaaggaggaagaagaaag GAGGAGGAATCCTCACGCCACTGCAG ATTGTTGCATTACGCATGATTTTATTCAGATGCAAACCATTTCACAGAATGAACATTCATGCCCTCAATAGCAATTTCt ATGTAGCGACAATAAGGAGAAACCTGGAGGTGACGAGTAGGCTTGGCAATGAGGCATCCATCCTCTGGACTTTGGGTGATGATTCCTTTACTGCAGCTTATGCTAGTTTGTAA